TGCTGGAAGCTACAGGCAACGGTCTGTTAAAAAGCGTTTTGCTGACGATCAAACAACGATTAATGCATCAACTGTTGTCAGACTACTGCCGATGGGTTCATGCCCAAGCAGAGGAAATCACCTTGCCACCCACTAACCTATCAGTCAATAGTCCTACAGCGTAGCTGGCCCTAAGTCTAATTGAGTCGAGATAGGCGCGATCGCCTCGCTAAGCGCTCTAGTGCCCAGTTGATTTACCCGACAGGGACTAAACGAACGTCGATGCAGAGGAGATGGCCCCAATCTCTGCAAAGCTTGGCGATGTCGTGCCGTACCATACCCTTTATTCGCTATCAAATCATAGGCTGGGTAATGCGCTGCCAAACGAGCAATGAATCTGTCTCGCCAAACCTTAGCCACAATACTAGCAGCTGCGATCGCGACCGAATGTTGATCGCCCTTCACCAAAGTTTGTTGAGGGAGCAATAACGTCGGAATTTTTTGATTCCCGTCAATCAAACACAAGTCGGGCTGGACTTGAAGCTTCAAAACAGCCCGCTGCATTGCTAGTAGCGAAGCCTGAAGAATATTCAGTTGATCAATCTCGGCCACAGAGGCAATACCAATTTGGCAATCCACAGCAACGGCCCGAATCTGGCCCACTAATTGCTGCCTTTGCCCACTCGACAACTGTTTGCTGTCAGTTACACCTATATCAATCAAGGGCAATAGCGTCTCAGGTGACAAAATGACTGCTGCGGCTACAACTGGACCAAACAAAGCACCTCGACCTACTTCATCCACCCCAGCAATCAGCTGCTGAGTGTAGCCAAAGTCTGGCGCTTCCAGAAGTTTTAGCTGCTTCACCGCTTCACCTGCATTGTCACCTGAAGACTCCTAGCCGTTGATTAATCGTCCGTGTTGGACGCTGCATCAGCCGCAGCCGAGGAACGCCGACGCCGACGCCGAGCAGAACCTAGTTTGTCTTCTGGTTCTGCCGCTGTGGGAGTGGCTACATCAGCAACAGTTGTCTCAGCCTGAACTGCCTCTCTCGTATCTCCAGCCGTGGTTGGAGTTTCTGGAGGTGCCGTTTCTAAAACAACCGTTGGGGTATTTCTGACCGGAGGAGCTACACGAGCTGTCTCGGTAGCGCGAGGTGCCACAAAATCGATGGACGGCGCAGCCCCATTCTCAGTTGGCGGTACTGGGTTACTGGGCAGAGGTGCCTGTCCCGGTAGAGCGACTTGGATCACCGCAGATTTAGGGTCCTTAACTTCCTGGTTTAGCAGGACTAAGGGAGAAATACCCATCAACGCAAATACGTCCTGCTCTTCCGGCGTCATCTCAACGGTGAAAACTTCCGGCGGTTCAACCACGGGCTTGATAAATTCTCGCTTGGCGGATTTAACGCGCTCTGGCCTTTCCGGTTCAGCTTCCTTCGGAGCAACGATGGGAAAGTCTTCTAAAGGTGCCACCGTTTCTGGTTCAGGGACATACTCCGCTTTGACCGCGATCGCCTTCACAGGAATCACTTCTCTAGAATTGACGGGCCCCCTGGGAGCAACTTCACCCTCACCTAAGGTAATGCGGCGACGACGACGACGACGATTGTTACCAGGACCACCCCGCTCCTGATAATTAGGATGGTTCATCAAATCTGGCTCTAGCGGATCGCTACCACCATCAAACTCCAAGTCATCTCCCCGTCCTTCCCAAGCATTAAAGGTAGCGGGTTCAGGATTGAGGGGCTCTCTGTTAATCGGTTCCCTGCTAATCGGTTCTCTGCTAACGGGTTCGCGATTGATCGGCTCTCGGACTCGCACACGCAATTCTGTACTGGGAGCAGCAGATTCCCTCATGCCCAACGTGCCCGATCGCTCTGCTACATCGGTGTCGTATTGAGGAAGTTCTCCTGGCAAGTGAACGGTGTGCCCTAAACCGCCACAAGTTTGGCAAGTGCGACCAAACAGTTCATAAATATTTTGGCCTTGGCGCTTGCGGGTCAGCTCAACTAGACCCAGCTCTGACAGTTGAGCAATTTGGGGTCTGGCCTTGTCTGATTTCAGGGCTTTGTTGAAGTGCTCCAGAACTTGCAACTGGTCGCGCCGAGTATCCATGTCGATGAAGTCAACAATGATTACACCAGCCAAGTTGCGTAGGCGCAGTTGACGCGCAATTTCAGTCGCGGCTTCACAGTTGGTCCATAGCACCGTCTCGCGGGCCGTGGCAGAGCGAGTGAAAGAGCCAGAGTTCACATCAATGACAGTCAGCGCTTCAGTAGGCTCAATAATGATGTAGCCACCGGAAGGCAGATCCACTCTTGGTTTAAGCGCTTCCCGGATCGCAGCGTTGACGCGGAAGTACTCCAGCACCGAGATGCGATCGCGATGCTGATCAATCAACACTCCTTGAGGCGATCGCCCACCGCTCCAGTTCATCAAGTGCTGCTTCACCCGCTTGAGACCCGTGTGAGAATCTACAACAATCCGATTCACCTCACCACTGTACGTATCTCGCAACACCCGCTGAATGAAATCATCATCACGGTTTAGCAAAGCAGGTGCTCTAGTAGAGCTGGCTTCCTGCAAAATAGACTCCCACTGCTTTTGGAGTGCTTCTAAGTCTTCCAGAATCGCTTCTTCAGCCATTCCTTCGGCTTCAGTTCTGACCAGCAGTCCCATCCCAGCAGGTTTAATTAAGATAGCGAGGGCTCTCAAACGGTTGCGCTCGTTTTCGTTGCGAATCCGCCGCGAGAGGTTAACCCCTTTACCGTAGGGCATTAAGACCAAGTAGCGTCCTGGCAGTGTGATATTCCCTGTGAGTCGAGGCCCTTTGTTGCCTGTCGGCTCTTTCATCACCTGAACTAAGACTTTTTGCTGGGGAGCCAATAGTTCGGTAATGGAAGCGGCGGATCGCCTTAAGCGCAATGGGCCTAGGTCTGTCACATGGATGAAGCCATTCCGCTCAGAATCGCCGATGTTCACAAAGGCAGCGTCAATGCCAGGTAGAACATTCTCAACGACACCCAGGTACACATCACTAATCTGGTGGCTACCTGTGGCAACAATCAACTCTTGGATTTGATCTTCAGAAAAAACAGCAGCGATGCGATGCTGCTCAGCGATAATAATTTGTTTTGGCATTCAATTTCCTCAAAAATTGGCAGCAGTAAAGGCACCACAACACTTACGCCTCTAACACTTTGCTGGCTTTAAGCTGACGTCGGAGAAAAGCAGACTGAGTGCATCTCAGCCGGGTGAGGTGCAGACCGCCTACAGAACAATCGAATGAAAGAATCGATGATTGAATGAACAATCAGCAATCAGGCGCTAACGAGTGCAGTAATCTAAGACAGAACCTTCCTGTAAAGGGTTAGGTACTGGAAGCGGCGGAATCGCAGGCGGCAGAAAGTCTTTCAGAAGTAGGCTAGAACATCCTTTCTTAGGCCACTACTCAGCGGCAACTCTAAAGGCTTTTGTTCTTCAACTACTTCTATCTGAGAAGCATTATAGCGTGCAGATACTTCGATGCTACCCTGTTAGGTTGGCAGCGATTAAAAATAAGCATACCGCTTAATTCAGGAAAAGGTTTTAATCTTCAGAACTTCCTGGGTTGCGGTTTATCAAGTTGAATCCCAAAGTCCTCAACAGTTGGGCGGGCAGGCACAAGACCTGCCCCTGCTGAGACATCATTACTGAGCGGATACGGCTAAAAAGAGTTGGTTCCGATGGGTATGCAAGAGCCGCAGTTCTCTTTGAGATACTTGTTCCAACATATAAAGCACTTGCTCTGGCTTGAGTAAGGTACCGTCATTACGGCAACTACCGACGAAGCGCAAAGGAGTGGTTGCCTGATCCAACTCTGGGTGAGTAGGCAGCAAGGCTAGCTCGAACAAGCGATCGCGCAGGTTGATAGTTTGCACTTTGCCCGATTTGGTAGTTTGCTCCCAAGCGATCGTATCCTGGGCCTTAACGGCATCAATCCAAGCTTGCCATTGTTCAAGAGTGGGATAGCTAGGACTGGCTAATTCTTCACTAGCGGCCACGGTGAGCGTAATCCAGTATTCAGCTTGCTCTAGTAACTGTGTGGCTGAAGGTGTTTTAAGATCCACGACTTCCGTGCGGTAGATTGGAATATCGCTGGGTAAGCAAGTCGCCAACTTCTGTTGAAACTCCTCAACATCAACAGGTTTCGTGAGTTCAAAGTCAACAATTTCACCTGCACTGGTGGCACCCAAAGGCAAGGCATTAGCGATAGAAATGCGGGGCATGGGGTGAAAGCCACCCGTAAAGGCAATCGGTAGTGCAGCTCGGCGGATGATCCGATCCCAGAGCCGCACCAAGTCTAGGTGACTGACCAAAGCCATGTCGCCCTGTTTGCCAAACCAAACCCGAATTCGTTGCGATCGCTCTTGATTCGGCGTGAAGTGACCTTGGAATTCAGGGATAGGTAGTGGCGCAATCACTACGTTATGACCAAAGTCTGGCCCACAAACCCCACAGTGAGAGCAACCTTCAAAGGAGCAGTCAGGAACGATCGCAGTGGCTAAAGCCCGTAGCAAGTCTTCTTTAAGCCACTTTTTGTCAATCCCAGTATCTAGATGGTCCCAAGGTAGCGGGGCATCTAATCGCGCCTCTAAGTCGTCCTCACTAGTCGGTTGGGCGGCAGCAATGGAGTCACTAGCAATGGGTTTATGAGCCACCGAGTCATCTGTTGCCATGAGGCTCCATTCGCCCTGTTCCACTTGGCGGTACTTCCAAGTCAAGCCTGCTTCAGCGATCGCCTGAGTCCAAGCCCCAAAAGCACGCTCCAGACTTTCCCACCAGGAGTCCATGCCTGCACCCAGTTCCCAGGCTCGCCGCACCACAGCCCCTAGACGGCGATCGCCGCGACCGACAAAATCTTCCATCGCCGAGATTCGCACATCGGTAAAGTTGACCTTTAGCCCTCGGATGCGCCGGAATTCTTCTCGGAGTAATGCTTGTTTGCGCTGAAATTCGGTGGTTGAAACCGAGTGCCATTGAAAAGGGGTATGAGGCTTGGGAGTGAAGTTAGAAATTGTCAGATTGAAGCTGAAAGATTTGCGGCCTTTGCTGCGGCATTCTTGCTGCAACCAGCGCACCGTTTCGGCAATGCCAATCACATCGGCATCAGTTTCACCAGGCAAGCCAATCATGAAATAAAGCTTAACTTTATCCCAACCCTGCTCATAAGCAGTTTTCACGCCCCGGAGCAATTCTTCGTTCGTTAAGCCTTTGTTAATAATGTCGCGGAGACGTTGCGTTCCTGCTTCGGGGGCAAAGGTTAGTCCCATTTGGCGCGTACCGCCAATCATGTTGGCAATATTTTCGTCAAAGCGATCCACCCGCTGGCTTGGCAAAGAAAGGGAAATATTCTCATCTTTCAGCCGATTTTTAATCTCTACGCCCACAGCAGGGAGCGCTAAGTAATCGGAACAACTCAAAGACAATAAAGAAAACTCGTTATAGCCTGTAGCTCGCATCCCCTGCTCGATCGCGTCTACAACCTGCTCGGGTTCTACATCTCTGGCTGGCCGAGTTAGCATTCCGGGTTGGCAGAAGCGACAACCACGGGTACAACCCCGACGCACCTCAATAGTGAGGCGATCGTGAACGGTTTGGACGTAGGGCACTAAGCCAATCGAATAAGCAGGTAGAGGTGCAGCCACCCGCCGTAAAACGCGATCGGGCACATCTGGGCGATTGGGATACACCGAACCATCCGCCGCCATATCGTAGAACTGGGGCACATAAACCCCCGGAACTTGGGCCAGATCTAAAAGTAGTTGTTCTCGGTTTAGCCCTGCCGCCTTGCCTTCCTCTAGAACTAGACCAATCTCAGGCAACAGTTCCTCACCGTCGCCCAAAGCAATAAAATCGAAAAATTCTGCGTAAGGTTCTGGGTTGGAAGTAGCCGTCTGTCCCCCTGCAAAAATCAGCGGGTAACTGCCTTGCTGAACGTTCCAAGGTTCTGTTGTGGCTCGTTCTCGCCAGGTGAGCGGCATGCCAGCCAGATCAAGCATCTCCAAAATGTTGGTAGCCCCTAGCTCATAGCTGAGGCTAAAGCCAAAAATATCAAAATCAGTCAGCGATCGCCGTGACTCCACCGCAAACAGCGGCGTTTGAGTGCTGCGTAGCTTACTTGCCAAATCTGGCGCAGGCAAATAAGCGCGATCGCACAACTGCCGAGGCTGAGCGTTGAGAATGTTGTAGAGGATGATGTGTCCTAGATTCGACGCACCTACCTCATAGATTTCTGGGTAAGTCAGGACCCAACGCACTGAGGCACTATCCCAAGCCTTATGAACAGCTCCCAGTTCATTGCCCAAATAGCGGGCGGGTCGCAAGATTTCAGGGGTCAGTAATTCTTCGATTGCAACTGCCACGGCAAAAAGCTCTCTTCTGGTTCCAGCAACTGCGACTGTCTTTCAGTTAGTAGTTCGCCCTACTACTATACTGAAATGTCCTGAGCAACCGTTCAAGCAGTTGTGGAACCAGAGACTGGGGCGGCAAAGCAAGGCACTTTTGAAAGGAGTGCTTTTAGCTGTGAGATTTAGGCAGCAAGCGCGATCGCCGCTTCAAAGGCAGCTCGGTTATCAAAGATTTCGAAAATGCGATCGAGCTGGGTCAACTCAAAAATAATCCGGATGGGAGCTGAGATGCAGCAGAGGCTAAAGCGACAATTGAGGCGCTGAGCCAAGCTGAGCGCAGACACCAAACCCATTAGACCAGCGCTGTCTAGGGACTCTACTTGACTCATGTCGATCAGCAGCACTTGAGGTTGTTGTGAAGAGATAGCGGTCGTTAGTTGCTGCTGAAACTCAACGGCATTTGAAGCATTGATATGACCGTGAGGTTGAACCACTGTAACTTGAGGCTGAAGCAGAACACTTTTCATAACCGCAATCCT
The sequence above is a segment of the Trichocoleus desertorum ATA4-8-CV12 genome. Coding sequences within it:
- a CDS encoding ribonuclease HII, whose protein sequence is MEAPDFGYTQQLIAGVDEVGRGALFGPVVAAAVILSPETLLPLIDIGVTDSKQLSSGQRQQLVGQIRAVAVDCQIGIASVAEIDQLNILQASLLAMQRAVLKLQVQPDLCLIDGNQKIPTLLLPQQTLVKGDQHSVAIAAASIVAKVWRDRFIARLAAHYPAYDLIANKGYGTARHRQALQRLGPSPLHRRSFSPCRVNQLGTRALSEAIAPISTQLDLGPATL
- a CDS encoding Rne/Rng family ribonuclease, encoding MPKQIIIAEQHRIAAVFSEDQIQELIVATGSHQISDVYLGVVENVLPGIDAAFVNIGDSERNGFIHVTDLGPLRLRRSAASITELLAPQQKVLVQVMKEPTGNKGPRLTGNITLPGRYLVLMPYGKGVNLSRRIRNENERNRLRALAILIKPAGMGLLVRTEAEGMAEEAILEDLEALQKQWESILQEASSTRAPALLNRDDDFIQRVLRDTYSGEVNRIVVDSHTGLKRVKQHLMNWSGGRSPQGVLIDQHRDRISVLEYFRVNAAIREALKPRVDLPSGGYIIIEPTEALTVIDVNSGSFTRSATARETVLWTNCEAATEIARQLRLRNLAGVIIVDFIDMDTRRDQLQVLEHFNKALKSDKARPQIAQLSELGLVELTRKRQGQNIYELFGRTCQTCGGLGHTVHLPGELPQYDTDVAERSGTLGMRESAAPSTELRVRVREPINREPVSREPISREPINREPLNPEPATFNAWEGRGDDLEFDGGSDPLEPDLMNHPNYQERGGPGNNRRRRRRRITLGEGEVAPRGPVNSREVIPVKAIAVKAEYVPEPETVAPLEDFPIVAPKEAEPERPERVKSAKREFIKPVVEPPEVFTVEMTPEEQDVFALMGISPLVLLNQEVKDPKSAVIQVALPGQAPLPSNPVPPTENGAAPSIDFVAPRATETARVAPPVRNTPTVVLETAPPETPTTAGDTREAVQAETTVADVATPTAAEPEDKLGSARRRRRRSSAAADAASNTDD
- a CDS encoding TIGR03960 family B12-binding radical SAM protein; its protein translation is MAVAIEELLTPEILRPARYLGNELGAVHKAWDSASVRWVLTYPEIYEVGASNLGHIILYNILNAQPRQLCDRAYLPAPDLASKLRSTQTPLFAVESRRSLTDFDIFGFSLSYELGATNILEMLDLAGMPLTWRERATTEPWNVQQGSYPLIFAGGQTATSNPEPYAEFFDFIALGDGEELLPEIGLVLEEGKAAGLNREQLLLDLAQVPGVYVPQFYDMAADGSVYPNRPDVPDRVLRRVAAPLPAYSIGLVPYVQTVHDRLTIEVRRGCTRGCRFCQPGMLTRPARDVEPEQVVDAIEQGMRATGYNEFSLLSLSCSDYLALPAVGVEIKNRLKDENISLSLPSQRVDRFDENIANMIGGTRQMGLTFAPEAGTQRLRDIINKGLTNEELLRGVKTAYEQGWDKVKLYFMIGLPGETDADVIGIAETVRWLQQECRSKGRKSFSFNLTISNFTPKPHTPFQWHSVSTTEFQRKQALLREEFRRIRGLKVNFTDVRISAMEDFVGRGDRRLGAVVRRAWELGAGMDSWWESLERAFGAWTQAIAEAGLTWKYRQVEQGEWSLMATDDSVAHKPIASDSIAAAQPTSEDDLEARLDAPLPWDHLDTGIDKKWLKEDLLRALATAIVPDCSFEGCSHCGVCGPDFGHNVVIAPLPIPEFQGHFTPNQERSQRIRVWFGKQGDMALVSHLDLVRLWDRIIRRAALPIAFTGGFHPMPRISIANALPLGATSAGEIVDFELTKPVDVEEFQQKLATCLPSDIPIYRTEVVDLKTPSATQLLEQAEYWITLTVAASEELASPSYPTLEQWQAWIDAVKAQDTIAWEQTTKSGKVQTINLRDRLFELALLPTHPELDQATTPLRFVGSCRNDGTLLKPEQVLYMLEQVSQRELRLLHTHRNQLFLAVSAQ
- a CDS encoding STAS domain-containing protein, whose amino-acid sequence is MKSVLLQPQVTVVQPHGHINASNAVEFQQQLTTAISSQQPQVLLIDMSQVESLDSAGLMGLVSALSLAQRLNCRFSLCCISAPIRIIFELTQLDRIFEIFDNRAAFEAAIALAA